The following coding sequences are from one Sardina pilchardus chromosome 16, fSarPil1.1, whole genome shotgun sequence window:
- the LOC134059634 gene encoding NLR family CARD domain-containing protein 3-like, whose amino-acid sequence MTFVKNELKRFKKILSPDYQEHFEGKEQDESDAREGTLKMALHFLRNMKQKHIADKLQENEYDVVCQTELKRNLKKKYQSVFEGILKQGSSALLEKIYTEVYITEGGSGKVNEEHEVRQIESKSKRSAGQETPIKCTDIFKPLPGQDKPIRSVITKGVAGIGKTVSVQKYILDWADGKENQDVHFIFPLPFRELNSMKHKQLSLMDLLHHFFSEIKQLTFPSQGKYKVLFVFDGLDECRLQLDFQKNEILTEVTKVTSLDVLLTNIIKGNLLRSALLWITSRPAATNQIPPECVDRVTEVQGFSDPQKEVYIRKRISDQSLASKVISHIKSSKSLHIMCHIPVFCWIAATVIEFILKTEGNKQVPKTLTEMYTYFLIFQTKQRSLKFEGVYDTDPQWNQVSLLALGKLAYEQLKKGNLIFYEEDLRESGIDVREAAVHCGICTQIFQEESGLHQEKLYCFVHLSIQEYLAALHVLLMLIAEGKDLMSLQKPPGAAEIVHASMSTLLKRAVDKALEHEDGRFDLFLRFLLGLSLESNQRLLRGLIKEVQHESKEEIGSYIKTKIREIPSSERALNLFHCLNEVNDHSLVEEVQSFLSAGTLSEAKLSSTQWSALVFVLLTSEEKLDVFDLKKYSRSDECLLRLQPVVEESQKAL is encoded by the coding sequence ACGAATATGATGTGGTTTGTCAAACGGAGCTGAAGAGAAATCTCAAGAAAAAGTACCAGAGTGTGTTTGAAGGAATACTCAAGCAagggagctctgctctgctagaaaagatctacacagaggtctacatcacagagggaggaagtgggaaAGTAAATGAGGAGCATGAAGTCAGGCAGATTGAGTCCAAATCCAAGAGATCAGCTGGACAGGAGACACCAATCAAATGCACAGACATATTTAAGCCCTTACCTGGCCAagacaaaccaatcagaagtgtcATCACAAAGGGCGTAGCTGGCATTGgcaaaactgtctcagttcaGAAATACATCCTGGACTGGGCTGATGGGAAAGAAAACCAGGATGTCCACTTCATATTTCCACTGCCTTTTCGGGAGCTCAACAGcatgaaacacaaacagctcTCTTTGATGGATCTTCTTCACCACTTTTTCTCAGAAATAAAGCAGTTAACTTTTCCCAGCCAGGGGAAGTACAAAGTGTTGTTcgtctttgatggtctggatgaatGTCGACTCCAACTAGACTTTCAGAAAAATGAAATTTTGACTGAAGTGACAAAGGTCACTTCATTAGATGTTCTGCTGACAAATATCATCAAGGGTAATCTGCTTCGTTCTGCTCTCCTTTGGATCACCTCTCGACCAGCAGCAACCAATCAAATCCCTCCTGAGTGTGTCGACCGGGTCACAGAAGTACAAGGGTTCAGCGACCCTCAGAAGGAGGTGTACAtcaggaagaggatcagtgaTCAGAGTCTTGCCAGCAAAGTCATTTCTCACATTAAATCATCCAAAAGCCTCCACattatgtgccacattccagtgtTTTGCTGGATTGCTGCTACTGTTATTGAATTTATTCTTAAGACTGAAGGAAATAAGCAAGTTCCAAAGACTTTGACAGAGATGTACACGTATTTCCTTATATTTCAAACCAAGCAGAGGAGTCTGAAATTTGAAGGAGTTTATGACACAGATCCACAGTGGAACCAGGTTAGTCTCCTTGCTCTTGGAAAGTTGGCCTACGAGCAGCTGAAGAAGGGCAACCTGATCttttatgaggaagacctgagagagagtggcatTGATGTCAGAGAGGCAGCAGTACACTGTGGCATCTGCACCCAGATCTTTCAAGAAGAGTCAGGCCTTCATCAGGAAAAGttgtactgctttgtgcatctgagcatccaggagtaccTTGCCGCACTTCACGTTCTTCTGATGTTAATTGCAGAAGGGAAAGACCTAATGTCCTTACAGAAACCCCCCGGAGCAGCGGAAATAGTGCATGCATCCATGAGCACCTTACTGAAGAGAGCTGTGGACAAGGCTTTGGAACATGAAGATGGGCGCTTTGATCTGTTCCTCCGTTTCCTTCTTGGCCTCTCTCTGGAATCCAACCAGAGACTTTTGAGAGGCCTAATAAAGGAAGTACAACATGAAAGCAAAGAGGAAATAGGCAGCTACATCAAGACAAAGATCAGGGAGATACCATCATCAGAAAGAGCTCtcaacctcttccactgtctgaatgaagtcaatgatCACTCCTTAGTGGAGGAGGTCCAGAGCTTCCTGAGTGCAGGGACACTTTCTGAAGCCAAACTCTCATCCACACAGTGGTCAgctcttgtgtttgtgcttctgacaTCAGAAGAAAAGCTGGATGTGTTTGATTTGAAGAAGTACAGCAGGTCTGATGAATGTCTCCTAAGGCTGCAGCCAGTAGTGGAGGAATCCCAAAAGGCTCTGTGA
- the LOC134059635 gene encoding ribonuclease inhibitor-like, translating into MRELQLSENKAGDSGVKQVSSLLEDPNCKLEKLQLFDCSITEKGYASLASALRSNPKYLRELDLRGNDPGKSGVKLLLDLKEESQCTLSNVQ; encoded by the exons atgagagagctgcagctgagtgagaataaagcaggagactcaggagtgaagcaagtttcttctcttctggaggatcccaactgtaaactggagaaactaca ACTCTTTGACTGCAGTATCACAGAGAAGGGCTATGCCAGTCTGGCTTCAGCGCTGAGGTCAAATCCCAAATACCTCAGAGAGCTTGATCTCAGAGGAAATGATCCAGGGAAATCTGGAGTCAAACTTCTCTTGGACCTGAAGGAGGAGTCACAGTGTACATTGAGCAATGTCCAGTAA